One Argiope bruennichi chromosome 5, qqArgBrue1.1, whole genome shotgun sequence DNA segment encodes these proteins:
- the LOC129968243 gene encoding uncharacterized protein LOC129968243: MKQLKKRGCCFRCLSNGHVSKLCRVQVNCGICGQRHHAVMCPDRKNVESSKSQEATESSINFGQFNTLANPTCSTSVFLQTLVVVLRGETQDFAVRALIDTGSQKSYITKEAAKKMQYHALKETTLVHTLFGGMQNLQKHSEYKIFVSDFNKNYHCTFNAFDQEKICAEICQIPTGFWSKELEDNGIHLTDQECLPSCSSSTIHLLIGADIAGKLMTGKILNVTCGLTATETLLGWTLMGRAPSNLDSINMTVTNLLIKDCNISDLCKLEAIGITDPTESKKKTEMHQSTLDYFRNTLTINEEGRYEVALPWVLESSRLPDNRQMAEKRLSSVYKILVESERVGVYADIFKKWITDGVIEEIEDKKELNVYYLPHRPVFKENSITKKVRPVFDASALIKGTPSLNAYLESGPNLIELVPSLLNRLRKFPAGIASDIEKAFLQIGIRERYKDYLRFLWKTKDKGMKIYRHRRVVFGVTCSPSLLAATLNCHLEKAPEELLDTAEILKNSFYVDNCVCSLKNIDEADKFIAESQALMSLGKFNLRGWESNASLEIIDQPDKYHENPFRPKDSSSQSAGPVNCLD; this comes from the coding sequence atgaaacaattgaaGAAAAGAGGTTGCTGTTTCAGATGTCTAAGTAACGGTCACGTGTCAAAGCTATGCAGGGTCCAAGTGAATTGTGGAATTTGTGGTCAAAGACATCATGCTGTGATGTGCCCTGATAGAAAGAACGTTGAGTCTTCTAAATCTCAAGAAGCAACGGAGAGTTCAATCAATTTTGGACAGTTCAATACATTGGCCAATCCCACATGTTCTACGAGTGTGTTTCTACAAACCCTGGTAGTGGTTCTTCGGGGAGAAACACAGGATTTTGCTGTGAGGGCCCTCATAGACACTGGAAGTCAGAAATCTTATATTACGAAAGAAGCTGCTAAGAAAATGCAGTATCATGCATTAAAAGAAACAACTCTTGTTCATACTTTGTTTGGAGGGATGCAAAATCTCCAGAAACATTCAGAATACAAGATTTTTGTAagtgattttaacaaaaattatcattgcaCTTTTAACGCATTTGACCAAGAGAAAATCTGTGCCGAAATTTGTCAGATACCAACCGGATTTTGGTCAAAGGAACTAGAGGATAATGGAATCCATCTAACGGATCAAGAATGTTTACCATCTTGTTCTTCATCAACAATCCATTTGCTTATTGGTGCTGACATAGCAGGAAAATTGATGACTGGAAAAATCCTCAATGTAACTTGTGGATTAACTGCCACTGAGACTTTGCTTGGTTGGACACTTATGGGAAGAGCACCAAGCAATTTAGACTCTATAAACATGACAGTGACAAACTTACTTATAAAAGATTGTAATATAAGTGACTTATGTAAGTTAGAAGCCATTGGAATTACTGATCCTACTGAATCTAAAAAGAAGACTGAAATGCATCAAAGTACTTTAGATTATTTTCGAAACACTCTGACGATTAATGAGGAAGGGAGGTACGAAGTCGCCTTACCTTGGGTGTTAGAATCTTCCCGGCTCCCTGACAACAGACAAATGGCCGAGAAACGACTttcttctgtttataaaatacttGTAGAATCCGAGAGAGTTGGAGTATAtgcagatatctttaaaaaatggattactGACGGTGTCATTGAAGAAATCGAAGATAAAAAGGAATTGAATGTATACTATCTCCCGCACAGGCCTGTATTTAAAGAGAACAGCATTACTAAGAAAGTGAGGCCAGTTTTCGATGCATCCGCACTTATAAAGGGTACACCCTCACTGAATGCCTACTTAGAAAGTGGTCCTAATTTAATTGAACTTGTTCCTTCCCTACTGAATCGTCTCCGGAAATTTCCTGCTGGAATAGCATCAGACATTGAGAAGGCATTTCTTCAGATCGGAATCAGAGAGAGGTACAAGGATTACCTGCGATTTTTATGGAAAACCAAAGACAAGGGAATGAAAATCTACAGACATCGTAGAGTTGTGTTTGGTGTCACCTGCAGTCCATCCCTTTTAGCGGCAACTTTGAATTGCCATCTGGAAAAAGCACCTGAAGAGCTCTTGGATACTgcggaaattttgaagaattcattttatgtGGATAATTGTGTCTGCAGTTTGAAGAATATAGATGAAGCAGATAAATTTATAGCTGAATCGCAAGCGTTGATGTCTTTAGGAAAATTCAATCTACGAGGCTGGGAATCAAATGCTTCACTTGAAATTATCGATCAACCCGACAAATACCATGAAAACCCGTTTCGGCCGAAAGATTCAAGTTCCCAATCGGCTGGACCTGTGAACTGTTTGgattaa
- the LOC129968244 gene encoding uncharacterized protein LOC129968244 encodes MEALKLKRKTVRSAFTRLFNHLDESAKTEVNIADDLDCLATFQLLGEKNNELLQLNEDILNRLLMSEEINEDDIEKESRSADEYSLNFKRMSLLVDRKTNPAVNADTSSSVGGEKRKFKLPRLELKKFGGEIKDWLPFWGQFRKIDEDNDIDETDKFQYLVQATIPNSRARELVESFPPTSGNYCKAIDCLKSRFGRDDLLVEYYVRELLKLTLAFNLKEKHVELSTVYDRLETQLRSLETLGVTTAKYAAMLFPLVESCLSEEVLRAWRRNDRGLDRKDDTKESRLESLMKFLKNEVENEDRIALAMEEQS; translated from the exons atggaagcTTTAAAGCTTAAACGAAAAACAGTTAGATCTGCATTTACTAGATTGTTTAATCATTTAGATGAGTCAGCGAAAACGGAAGTAAACATTGCAGATGATTTAGATTGTTTGGCAACTTTCCAGCTGCTTGGcgagaaaaataatgaacttttgcaattaaatgaagatattttgaatCGTTTGTTGATGtctgaagaaataaatgaagaCGATATTGAAAAGGAATCTCGTTCAGCAGATGAGTATtcactcaattttaaaagaatgagttTATTAGTGGATCGAAAAACTAATCCCGCTGTTAACGCTGATACATCATCTTCAGTTGGCGGTGAAAAGCGGAAATTCAAGCTGCCTCGTTTGGAACTGAAGAAATTTGGCGGGGAAATTAAAGATTGGCTGCCATTTTGGGGACAATTCAGAAAAATTGATGAAGACAACGATATCGATGAAACCGACAAGTTTCAATATTTAGTCCAAGCAACTATCCCGAATTCCAGAGCGAGGGAATTAGTTGAAAGTTTTCCCCCTACCTCCGGAAATTATTGCAAGGCGATTGATTGTCTGAAATCTAGATTCGGCAGAGATGATTTATTGGTTGAATATTACGTTAGAGAATTGTTAAAATTGACACTCGCATTTAATCTTAAAGAGAAACATGTTGAATTATCAACTGTTTATGATAGACTTGAAACCCAGCTGAGATCATTAGAAACTCTTGGCGTTACTACAGCAAAGTATGCGGCCATGTTGTTTCCCTTGGTTGAGTCTTGTTTAAGTGAAGAAGTTTTAAGAGCCTGGCGGAGAAATGATAGAGGATTGGATAGAAAAGATGACACAAAAGAATCTCGATTggaaagtttgatgaaatttttgaagaacgaAGTTGAAAATGAGGACAGGATAGCTCTTGCTATGGAAG AACAATCATGA